From the genome of Myripristis murdjan chromosome 22, fMyrMur1.1, whole genome shotgun sequence, one region includes:
- the lbh gene encoding protein LBH — MSVYSPQIYCPVFVPSRDMTEVMINSTPMEDMRLSPSKDRLSFQIFPDPSDFDRCCKLKDRLPSIVVEPTEGEVESGELRWPPEEFLVSEEEEEEEEEEQNNGSIQNGQPAQNSQH, encoded by the exons ATGTCTGTATATTCCCCGCAGATATACTG CCCAGTGTTTGTGCCCAGCCGAGATATGACTGAGGTGATGATCAACAGCACCCCCATGGAGGACATGAGGCTCAGCCCTAGCAAGGACAGGCTCTCCTTCCAG ATATTCCCTGACCCCTCAGACTTTGATCGTTGCTGTAAGCTGAAAGACCGGCTGCCATCCATCGTGGTGGAGCCAACAGAGGGTGAAGTCGAGAGCGGGGAGCTTCGCTGGCCCCCAGAGGAGTTCCTGGtcagtgaagaggaagaggaagaggaggaagaggagcagaataATGGCAGCATCCAAAATGGACAGCCGGCACAGAACTCTCAGCACTAG